From Echinicola soli, a single genomic window includes:
- the panD gene encoding aspartate 1-decarboxylase — MQIQLLKSKIHRVKITQAELHYVGSITIDEDLMDAANMIENEKVQIVNVNNGERLETYVIKGERGSGMVCLNGPAARKAQVGDVVIIISYASMDFEEAKKYKPVVIFPDDSNKLI; from the coding sequence ATGCAAATTCAGTTATTGAAATCAAAGATTCACAGGGTCAAGATTACGCAAGCGGAACTTCATTATGTGGGAAGTATCACTATTGATGAGGATTTGATGGATGCAGCTAACATGATTGAAAACGAAAAAGTGCAGATCGTTAATGTCAATAATGGTGAGCGGCTGGAGACTTACGTGATCAAAGGTGAGCGCGGCAGCGGTATGGTCTGCCTGAATGGTCCTGCAGCCAGAAAAGCGCAAGTAGGTGACGTGGTGATCATTATTTCTTATGCTTCCATGGACTTTGAAGAGGCGAAGAAGTATAAGCCAGTGGTTATATTTCCGGATGACTCCAATAAATTGATCTAA
- a CDS encoding glycogen/starch synthase produces the protein MSKLRILYVASEINPFLQTSEVANFVRALPQAMQEKGMEIRILVPRFGLINERKNRLHEVVRLSGINISVGEEEKPLIIKVASIPNAKLQVYFIDNEDYFQRKSVFHDKQEKFYEDNDERAIFFCKGVIETVKKLGWAPDIVHCNDWMTSLIPLYLKTTYKNEPLFKNTKSVFTIYNNGFNHKFDDDLLEKVKMVDIDDSILAPLKSKDYEGFLKIGMEYADVVIKGDQISESLNKIIEECSKDKKCDINNEDEEEQLFESYYNIYTDLAG, from the coding sequence ATGTCCAAACTTCGTATTCTCTACGTAGCAAGTGAAATCAATCCATTTCTTCAAACCTCAGAGGTAGCTAACTTCGTTAGGGCTTTGCCACAGGCAATGCAGGAAAAAGGAATGGAAATCCGTATTCTTGTTCCGAGATTTGGTTTGATCAACGAAAGAAAGAACAGGTTGCATGAAGTAGTAAGGCTTTCAGGAATCAACATTTCTGTAGGGGAAGAGGAGAAACCATTGATCATTAAGGTCGCTTCCATTCCTAACGCAAAGCTTCAGGTATATTTTATTGATAACGAAGACTATTTCCAGCGTAAAAGCGTTTTCCATGATAAGCAGGAAAAATTCTATGAAGACAATGACGAAAGGGCCATTTTCTTCTGCAAAGGCGTTATCGAAACGGTCAAAAAACTGGGATGGGCACCTGACATTGTTCACTGCAATGACTGGATGACCAGCTTGATTCCTTTGTACCTGAAAACCACTTACAAAAATGAACCGTTATTTAAAAACACAAAATCAGTGTTCACTATTTATAATAACGGATTTAATCATAAATTTGATGATGATTTGTTGGAGAAGGTCAAAATGGTCGACATTGATGACAGCATATTGGCCCCATTGAAGTCAAAAGACTATGAAGGCTTCTTGAAAATCGGTATGGAATATGCCGACGTGGTGATCAAAGGTGACCAAATCTCCGAAAGTCTGAACAAAATTATTGAAGAGTGCTCTAAAGACAAAAAGTGTGATATTAACAACGAAGACGAAGAAGAACAACTTTTTGAAAGTTATTACAACATCTATACAGACCTGGCAGGCTAA
- a CDS encoding DMT family transporter yields MTSNTTENQPLRSWLLLGFLSLVWGSSFILIKKGLMVFSPGEVGAYRIVSAATVLLPLSLPRILKLSRKQIGNLMVVGLVGSFLPAFLFAKAQTQLSSSITGVLNALTPLFVVVIGALFFRAKITVRNGLGLLIAFIGVIILISVKEGSSITSFSAINAYALLVILATICYGINLNIIKHWFEALKPVEITAISLLLALPVALAYLLFQTDFTHTLVHGEGAPLAAGYLTILGVLGTAVSLILFNGLVKIASPVFASTVTYLIPIVAIAWGVLDGEMFLPGHFIGMIAVIAGVWIGNKKPKKKRLVATG; encoded by the coding sequence ATGACATCAAACACTACTGAAAACCAACCGTTAAGAAGTTGGCTGCTTTTAGGTTTTCTTTCACTGGTTTGGGGAAGCTCGTTTATTCTGATCAAAAAGGGATTAATGGTGTTTTCCCCAGGTGAAGTGGGCGCCTACCGCATTGTGTCGGCCGCTACTGTATTGCTCCCACTTTCCCTGCCGAGGATCCTCAAGCTGAGCAGGAAGCAAATCGGTAATCTCATGGTAGTGGGCCTGGTAGGTAGTTTTCTACCTGCATTTCTCTTCGCGAAGGCACAGACCCAGCTCAGCAGCTCCATCACCGGAGTCCTCAATGCCCTCACTCCTCTTTTTGTAGTTGTTATAGGGGCATTGTTCTTTAGAGCAAAGATAACCGTCAGAAATGGCCTTGGCTTGCTCATTGCCTTCATCGGTGTCATCATTCTCATCAGTGTCAAAGAAGGCAGCAGCATCACTAGTTTCTCCGCTATCAATGCCTATGCACTATTGGTCATTTTAGCAACCATATGCTATGGTATCAATCTGAACATTATCAAGCATTGGTTTGAAGCACTGAAGCCCGTGGAAATCACAGCTATTTCGTTGTTGTTAGCACTTCCTGTGGCCTTAGCTTACCTTCTCTTTCAGACCGATTTCACACATACGCTGGTCCATGGAGAAGGCGCACCACTGGCAGCAGGTTATCTGACCATTCTCGGAGTCCTGGGAACGGCCGTCTCCCTGATCCTGTTCAATGGCCTTGTCAAAATTGCCAGCCCTGTATTTGCCAGCACGGTCACCTACCTGATCCCCATCGTGGCCATTGCTTGGGGCGTATTGGATGGGGAGATGTTTCTCCCCGGGCATTTCATTGGCATGATAGCAGTCATTGCCGGTGTGTGGATCGGCAATAAAAAACCAAAAAAGAAACGGCTGGTCGCTACGGGTTAA
- a CDS encoding NifU family protein, with protein sequence MLQAQKKPVHIYLEANPNPNSLKFVVNFMLTDEGVSFDYPDEKSTENSQLAKELFNFATVERVFITSNFVTVTKKNDVEWPEVQDFIRDHIRQYLESGKPAIDVVLDKDPLFDENDSEVVKKIKGILDEYIRPAVEQDGGAIIFHSFQDGEVKVLLQGACSGCPSSTVTLKAGIENLLTRMLPDDVKTVEAEGI encoded by the coding sequence ATGTTACAAGCGCAGAAAAAGCCAGTACATATCTATCTGGAAGCAAATCCCAATCCGAATTCGCTGAAGTTTGTGGTAAACTTCATGTTGACGGACGAGGGGGTGAGTTTTGACTATCCGGATGAAAAGAGCACAGAGAATTCCCAGTTAGCAAAAGAGCTGTTTAATTTTGCCACTGTGGAGCGGGTTTTTATCACGTCCAATTTTGTGACGGTGACCAAAAAGAACGATGTGGAGTGGCCGGAAGTACAGGACTTTATCCGCGACCACATCAGACAATATCTGGAGTCCGGTAAGCCGGCCATTGATGTGGTGCTGGACAAGGATCCCTTGTTTGATGAGAACGATAGTGAAGTAGTCAAAAAAATAAAGGGCATCCTTGATGAGTATATTCGTCCGGCTGTAGAGCAGGATGGTGGAGCCATTATTTTCCATAGTTTCCAAGATGGAGAGGTAAAGGTGCTTTTGCAAGGGGCCTGCTCGGGATGTCCTTCGAGTACCGTGACCCTAAAGGCGGGAATCGAAAACCTACTTACCAGGATGCTTCCCGATGATGTGAAGACTGTGGAGGCAGAGGGAATTTAA
- a CDS encoding DUF3810 domain-containing protein encodes MLKKNWTWVILGVLCLVIRYFAVRFPEATERIYSREFFPAIRNIIDISISRLPFPTVYLFFLGVLASLGLFIWKVGKREGWKGKLLFSGRCVLNFAGFLVFFFLVLWGFNYQRVPIFQQLGLKPVALEKETLVNELVLTRDLLHQIRPNISDDTLAIGKTLPYDELENVVRANIRENLYMMGLNFTGHPRTKELYPGGLLRKLGILGIYFPFVGESYIDPTLHPLEKPFTIAHEMAHSYGVTNEGEANFIGWVICSHSDNPLLQYSGHLRLLSYQLNDLYRLDPAGYRQFLTTMDKGLRNDLIDISENHRQIKAFSLELSRRSNDLFLKAQGVKAGVKSYAQLPMLAYAWRNKLKGK; translated from the coding sequence ATGTTGAAGAAAAACTGGACTTGGGTGATTTTGGGAGTGTTATGCCTTGTCATTCGTTATTTTGCAGTCCGGTTTCCCGAGGCAACAGAGCGCATCTATTCTCGTGAATTTTTCCCAGCTATTCGTAATATCATAGATATTTCTATTTCCCGTTTGCCTTTTCCAACCGTTTACCTTTTCTTTTTGGGCGTATTGGCGTCGTTGGGGCTGTTCATTTGGAAGGTGGGAAAACGTGAGGGATGGAAGGGTAAATTGTTGTTCAGTGGTCGATGTGTGCTGAATTTTGCTGGTTTTCTGGTCTTTTTCTTTTTGGTACTCTGGGGATTTAATTATCAGCGGGTGCCTATTTTTCAGCAGTTGGGCCTTAAACCAGTGGCCTTAGAAAAAGAGACCTTGGTAAATGAATTGGTGCTGACCCGGGATTTGCTCCATCAGATTCGTCCTAATATTTCCGATGATACTTTGGCGATAGGGAAAACCTTGCCGTATGATGAACTGGAAAATGTGGTGCGGGCCAATATCCGTGAAAACCTATATATGATGGGGCTTAATTTTACAGGTCATCCAAGGACTAAGGAGCTTTATCCTGGCGGACTGCTGAGGAAGCTTGGGATTTTGGGCATTTACTTTCCTTTTGTGGGGGAAAGTTATATTGACCCTACTTTACACCCGTTGGAAAAGCCTTTTACGATTGCACATGAAATGGCCCATAGCTATGGTGTTACCAATGAGGGCGAGGCTAATTTTATCGGCTGGGTGATTTGTAGCCATAGTGACAATCCGCTTTTGCAATATTCGGGACACTTGAGGCTGTTGAGCTATCAGCTGAATGACCTGTACCGCTTGGACCCTGCTGGATATCGGCAGTTTTTGACCACGATGGATAAGGGACTAAGAAATGACTTGATCGATATTTCGGAAAACCACCGGCAAATCAAGGCCTTTTCGCTGGAGCTGAGTAGACGGTCAAATGACCTTTTTTTAAAAGCCCAAGGCGTCAAAGCAGGTGTGAAAAGCTATGCGCAATTACCTATGCTGGCCTATGCTTGGAGAAATAAGTTGAAGGGGAAGTAA
- the panC gene encoding pantoate--beta-alanine ligase — MKILKTKQEVKQQLNGYRKAAQTVGLVPTMGALHDGHLNLVKNAKNMTDVVVVSIFVNPTQFNNPEDLEKYPRRVTGDLALLEKEEVDYVFLPEVEEMYPRPSALTFDFGDLERTLEGAFRPGHFNGVGVVVSKLFHIICPDKAFFGQKDLQQVAIIRRMVDDLSFDVEMVVVPTSREPDGLAMSSRNGRLTSADRKRALILFESLVLARKELLAGKPWFEVQDKISHKFNLEQGVELEYFELVRTKSLELVSEIDISQQNESQEYSICTAANVGDVRLIDNLPI, encoded by the coding sequence GTGAAAATTCTAAAGACCAAGCAAGAGGTAAAACAACAGTTAAATGGTTATCGAAAGGCAGCCCAGACGGTTGGCCTGGTGCCGACGATGGGAGCGCTACATGATGGTCACTTAAATTTGGTGAAAAATGCCAAAAATATGACTGATGTAGTAGTGGTTTCCATATTTGTCAATCCCACCCAATTCAATAATCCAGAGGATTTGGAAAAATACCCCAGAAGGGTAACAGGGGATTTGGCCTTGTTGGAGAAAGAGGAGGTTGATTATGTGTTTCTTCCTGAAGTGGAGGAGATGTATCCACGGCCCTCTGCATTGACATTTGATTTTGGGGATTTAGAACGGACCCTGGAAGGGGCTTTCAGGCCGGGACATTTTAATGGGGTAGGAGTAGTAGTGTCGAAGTTGTTTCATATCATCTGTCCCGATAAGGCGTTTTTTGGGCAAAAAGACCTTCAACAGGTGGCCATTATCCGAAGAATGGTGGATGATCTGTCTTTTGACGTGGAGATGGTGGTGGTGCCTACTTCGCGTGAACCGGATGGATTGGCCATGTCTTCCCGTAATGGGAGGCTGACATCGGCCGACCGCAAAAGAGCCCTGATCCTTTTCGAATCCCTGGTGCTGGCGCGAAAGGAACTTTTAGCAGGCAAGCCGTGGTTTGAGGTACAGGACAAAATATCACACAAATTTAATTTGGAGCAGGGAGTGGAGTTGGAATACTTTGAGCTGGTGAGGACAAAAAGCCTTGAATTGGTATCAGAGATAGATATTTCACAACAAAACGAGTCCCAAGAATACTCCATCTGCACCGCAGCTAACGTCGGTGATGTGAGGTTGATCGACAACTTACCAATTTAA
- a CDS encoding zinc metallopeptidase translates to MLLILIVVVFGILGFVISRKLKNKFKKYSQTALEANLSGKEIAELMLADHGIHNVAVNCVEGKLTDHYNPQNKTVNLSPDVYYGRNAAATAVAAHECGHAVQHARSYAWLGLRSAMVPIQNISGKILNFVLIASLFGGLALFNLPWEMVGVIVVGSYGVITLFTLVTLPVEFDASRRALAWVKERNIVTPSEYEMSKDSLKWAAMTYVVAAMASLTTLAYYAMIFFGGRD, encoded by the coding sequence ATGTTACTGATTCTAATTGTCGTTGTATTTGGGATTTTGGGCTTTGTGATTAGTCGGAAGCTCAAGAACAAATTTAAAAAGTACTCTCAGACGGCCTTGGAGGCCAATCTTTCAGGAAAGGAAATAGCCGAGCTGATGCTGGCTGACCACGGTATTCATAATGTTGCGGTAAACTGTGTGGAAGGCAAGCTGACCGACCACTATAACCCTCAGAACAAAACGGTGAACCTCAGCCCAGATGTTTATTATGGCAGAAATGCTGCGGCTACTGCTGTGGCAGCCCACGAATGTGGCCACGCCGTGCAGCATGCCCGGTCGTATGCTTGGTTAGGCCTGCGCTCTGCGATGGTGCCTATTCAGAACATCAGTGGTAAAATCCTCAATTTTGTGCTGATCGCTTCCTTGTTTGGAGGACTGGCACTGTTTAACCTGCCGTGGGAAATGGTAGGAGTGATTGTGGTAGGCTCCTATGGGGTGATTACCTTGTTTACCTTGGTGACCTTGCCCGTGGAGTTTGATGCGAGTAGAAGAGCCTTGGCTTGGGTGAAGGAAAGAAATATCGTCACGCCATCGGAATATGAGATGTCGAAGGACTCCCTTAAATGGGCAGCCATGACCTATGTGGTAGCGGCGATGGCATCCTTGACTACGTTGGCCTACTATGCTATGATCTTCTTTGGCGGAAGAGATTAA
- a CDS encoding DUF4270 family protein yields MKVITTSIQTWQAKLAGLLLLSTPLINACTDPSDIGLALDPEANRIGVFYAEIPLSAYLVSTDSLNTTNPGTLVAGGDISDYFGETEATAYSRMAFSTSATKPESDAILDSAKFSLDIRSLTAEDLDEAKSFSAHKLTEPILDTTYYNFDHLAFGETPFAAGSFMLEENSDTIVFMNLDETLATDLFTKIKDEDPVFDDIFSFRDYFPGFALKGSPAQQTTIHVTPGTDTGFKLYYRNSEEDTVSSVYTIFTSSSRHFNGVTNNPTGTPTEIVTEKNKAYDVGTLVGSKALLGHMVKLDMEPLSNFLDTVDNVVFNSAILSMGPTENFPDSKLPIQGLIQYFTDDTNKILRREEDGAPYSIQLGIAPQTTTDENGNVVPAVTSGGTNPLAFNTEDYIYGPPPLPRSGITDYVDALYRTDVMRTDLLLYPGTVSLSGSNVVTNSNFTRSLREYIVNQNSITLKIYYSKLR; encoded by the coding sequence TTGAAAGTTATTACAACATCTATACAGACCTGGCAGGCTAAGCTCGCCGGACTGTTATTACTTTCTACGCCATTGATCAATGCATGTACCGATCCATCTGATATCGGATTGGCTCTTGATCCAGAAGCAAACAGAATTGGGGTTTTCTATGCAGAAATACCCCTTTCTGCTTATTTGGTATCTACTGATTCACTCAATACCACTAATCCGGGAACACTCGTAGCAGGTGGTGACATCAGTGATTACTTTGGCGAAACGGAGGCAACCGCCTATAGTAGAATGGCCTTCAGCACATCCGCCACAAAACCAGAAAGTGATGCCATCTTGGATTCTGCCAAGTTTAGCCTGGACATCAGATCGCTCACAGCTGAAGACCTGGACGAAGCCAAAAGCTTCTCCGCCCACAAGCTGACAGAACCAATTCTGGATACTACCTATTATAATTTTGACCATTTGGCATTTGGGGAAACTCCTTTCGCGGCTGGTTCATTTATGCTTGAGGAGAATTCAGACACCATCGTATTCATGAACTTGGATGAGACATTGGCCACGGACCTGTTTACCAAGATCAAAGATGAAGACCCGGTATTTGACGATATCTTTTCGTTCAGGGACTATTTCCCGGGTTTTGCCCTGAAAGGATCTCCAGCACAACAAACAACCATCCATGTAACCCCTGGGACAGATACTGGCTTCAAACTGTATTACAGAAACAGTGAAGAAGACACTGTATCCAGTGTTTACACCATTTTCACCAGCTCTTCAAGGCATTTTAATGGTGTCACCAATAACCCAACGGGTACACCAACCGAAATCGTGACGGAAAAAAACAAGGCTTACGATGTAGGCACTCTGGTGGGAAGCAAAGCATTGCTTGGACATATGGTAAAGCTGGACATGGAGCCCTTGTCCAACTTCCTGGACACTGTGGATAATGTAGTCTTCAACAGCGCCATCCTCTCCATGGGACCGACAGAAAACTTCCCGGACAGTAAACTGCCCATCCAAGGGCTCATTCAGTACTTTACGGATGATACCAATAAAATTCTTCGACGAGAAGAAGATGGTGCCCCTTACAGTATTCAATTAGGCATTGCACCTCAAACTACCACTGACGAGAATGGAAATGTAGTCCCTGCGGTCACATCTGGCGGCACCAATCCGCTTGCCTTTAATACGGAAGATTACATCTATGGCCCACCGCCTCTTCCCCGTAGTGGTATCACTGATTATGTCGATGCGCTATACAGAACTGATGTGATGCGGACGGACTTACTGCTTTATCCTGGGACAGTTAGCTTATCTGGAAGCAATGTGGTTACCAACAGTAACTTCACGAGGTCTCTCCGAGAATACATCGTCAACCAAAACTCGATAACACTCAAAATCTATTATTCTAAACTTAGATAA
- a CDS encoding lysylphosphatidylglycerol synthase transmembrane domain-containing protein, whose amino-acid sequence MRLTVKQWIQVVISLVVAIWIFWFLYKDVKMESLLEALQQASLFWICMSIGISILGFGVRAWRWKLLIDADLEERLPTSRAFWGLMIGYLVNMLIPRAGEVARCGVLKKTEKLPVSKLLGTVILERSVDLLFMLGVIFLAFILEREVFVGLANDLVSLEAIKTGLQEYMPLLISGVVLLGIVFYWVSHRYRDHGLVKKFHHFMRELIGGLKSVQRMKNRLGFWLSSVGIWIIYFLMMYFIAIGMPSTANLSPSAVLMVMVMGSIGMVAPVQGGIGTFHALVAFILMTYGLTEEEGKIFAIIVHSSQVLIVLVAGVISLLVVAKISVIAKPQAEHLRNN is encoded by the coding sequence TTGAGACTAACAGTAAAGCAATGGATCCAAGTGGTCATATCCCTGGTGGTGGCCATTTGGATTTTTTGGTTCTTATATAAAGATGTAAAAATGGAAAGCCTGTTGGAAGCACTTCAGCAGGCTTCACTGTTTTGGATCTGCATGTCTATTGGCATTTCGATCCTGGGATTTGGCGTGAGGGCCTGGCGGTGGAAATTGCTCATTGATGCAGATCTGGAGGAGAGGCTCCCTACTTCGAGGGCTTTTTGGGGCCTGATGATAGGTTATCTTGTCAATATGCTGATCCCTCGTGCTGGTGAAGTAGCCCGGTGCGGGGTACTTAAGAAGACAGAAAAACTTCCCGTTAGTAAATTGCTCGGTACGGTGATTTTGGAGCGATCAGTGGACCTGTTGTTTATGTTGGGGGTTATTTTTTTGGCTTTTATCCTCGAACGCGAAGTTTTTGTGGGATTGGCCAATGATCTGGTGTCCTTGGAAGCCATCAAAACCGGCTTACAGGAATATATGCCTTTGTTGATCAGTGGTGTGGTTTTGTTGGGAATCGTTTTTTATTGGGTGTCCCATCGATATCGTGACCATGGATTGGTAAAGAAGTTTCATCACTTTATGCGTGAGCTTATAGGAGGGCTAAAGAGTGTACAGCGTATGAAAAACCGCTTGGGTTTCTGGCTTTCCTCAGTCGGGATTTGGATAATTTATTTCCTCATGATGTATTTTATTGCCATTGGGATGCCCAGTACTGCCAATTTGTCTCCATCCGCTGTGCTGATGGTGATGGTGATGGGGAGTATTGGGATGGTGGCACCAGTCCAGGGTGGAATTGGGACCTTTCATGCCTTAGTAGCTTTTATTTTAATGACATATGGTCTGACTGAAGAAGAGGGCAAAATATTTGCTATTATCGTCCATAGCTCCCAAGTGCTGATCGTGCTGGTGGCTGGTGTCATCAGCTTACTGGTAGTGGCAAAAATTTCTGTCATAGCAAAACCACAAGCGGAGCATTTGCGTAATAATTAA
- the dusB gene encoding tRNA dihydrouridine synthase DusB — MVKIGNLALGEFPLLLAPMEDVSDPPFRAVCKENGADLMYTEFISSEGLIRDAAKSVQKLDIFEYERPIGIQIFGNEIDSMREAAAIAEQAGPDILDINYGCPVNKVACKGAGAGILLDIDKMVSMTAEIVKAVNIPVTVKTRLGWDNNTIRIVEVVERLQDVGIQAISVHARTRKQMYKGEADWTYLAKIKENQRIHIPLFGNGDIDSPERALEYRNRFGVDGMMIGRAAIGYPWIFNEIKQYFETGEKLAAPGLEERINTAKKHLDFSVKWKGEKLGILEMRRHYTNYFRGMPNFKPYRTKMVTADTYAEVSSLLDQVAVDFADYQFVTQG; from the coding sequence GTGGTAAAAATAGGAAACTTAGCCTTGGGAGAATTTCCCTTACTGCTGGCACCGATGGAAGATGTCAGTGACCCACCATTCAGAGCGGTGTGTAAGGAAAATGGTGCGGATTTGATGTACACAGAGTTCATCAGCTCGGAAGGCCTGATCAGGGATGCGGCCAAAAGTGTCCAAAAGCTGGATATTTTTGAATACGAACGACCTATCGGCATTCAGATATTCGGAAATGAAATTGATTCCATGAGGGAAGCTGCCGCCATAGCCGAACAAGCCGGACCGGACATTCTGGACATCAATTACGGCTGCCCTGTCAATAAAGTAGCCTGCAAAGGTGCCGGTGCTGGCATTTTGCTTGACATTGATAAAATGGTGAGCATGACCGCCGAGATCGTCAAAGCCGTCAATATCCCCGTCACCGTAAAAACCCGCCTTGGATGGGACAATAACACCATCCGGATCGTAGAAGTCGTGGAAAGGCTTCAGGACGTAGGCATCCAGGCCATCAGCGTTCACGCACGTACCAGAAAGCAAATGTACAAAGGTGAAGCCGACTGGACTTACCTGGCCAAGATCAAGGAAAACCAAAGAATCCACATTCCATTGTTCGGCAATGGCGACATCGACAGTCCCGAAAGGGCATTGGAATACCGAAACCGCTTTGGCGTGGACGGCATGATGATTGGCCGTGCGGCAATTGGCTACCCATGGATTTTCAATGAAATCAAGCAATATTTCGAAACGGGAGAAAAACTTGCCGCACCAGGCCTGGAAGAACGCATCAATACTGCCAAAAAACACTTGGACTTTTCTGTCAAATGGAAAGGTGAAAAACTCGGTATCCTGGAAATGAGAAGACACTATACCAATTACTTCCGCGGCATGCCAAATTTCAAACCCTACCGCACCAAAATGGTCACGGCGGACACCTATGCTGAAGTCTCTTCGCTCCTGGATCAAGTCGCAGTGGACTTTGCCGATTACCAGTTTGTTACTCAAGGCTAA
- the glmS gene encoding glutamine--fructose-6-phosphate transaminase (isomerizing), whose amino-acid sequence MCGIVAYVGKQEALPVIIKGLKRLEYRGYDSAGVALLNDTGLNVYKKKGKVSELENFIESNPNLHSHIGIGHTRWATHGEPNDVNAHPHYSSSEKFAMIHNGIIENYEVLKTDLINKGYTFHSDTDSEVFINFIEDIHQNNNCSLEEAVRLALHKIVGAYAIVLMNKEEPDTLIAARKGSPLVIGVGEDEFFLASDATPIVEYTNQVVYLDDYEIAVIRDAKLQIKTIENIETHPYINKLDMELEAIEKGGYEHFMLKEINEQPRSIADCMRGRLDSRAGRLILGGLRDYMNKFQNADRIIITACGTSWHAGLVAEYLFEEFARVPVEVEYASEFRYRNPVINSRDFVIAISQSGETADTLAAIELAKQKGATIFGVCNVVGSSIARSTHAGSYTHAGPEIGVASTKAFTAQISVLSMMALMLGYQRGTLPESKYMELLSELEAIPAKVEKALKLNEQIERIAAQYKDARNFLYLGRGYNFPVALEGALKLKEISYIHAEGYPAAEMKHGPIALIDEEMPVVFIATQDSSYEKVVSNIQEVKARKGKIIAVVTEGDQSVKKMADHVIEIPRAHEAFVPLISVVPLQQLSYHIAVMRGCNVDQPRNLAKSVTVE is encoded by the coding sequence ATGTGTGGAATTGTTGCCTATGTTGGCAAGCAGGAAGCCCTGCCTGTCATCATAAAAGGCCTAAAACGCCTCGAATACCGAGGCTATGACAGTGCCGGTGTGGCCTTACTGAATGACACCGGACTCAATGTTTACAAGAAGAAAGGGAAAGTTTCCGAGTTGGAAAACTTCATCGAAAGCAACCCTAACCTTCACTCTCACATCGGGATAGGACACACCCGATGGGCCACCCATGGCGAACCCAATGATGTCAATGCCCACCCGCATTACTCCTCATCGGAAAAATTCGCCATGATCCATAACGGCATCATCGAAAATTACGAAGTCCTTAAAACCGACCTTATCAATAAAGGATACACCTTCCACAGTGATACTGACTCGGAAGTGTTTATCAATTTTATTGAGGATATCCATCAAAACAACAACTGTAGCCTGGAAGAGGCCGTGAGACTGGCTCTTCATAAGATTGTAGGGGCATATGCCATTGTTTTGATGAACAAAGAGGAACCTGACACCTTGATTGCTGCCAGAAAAGGGTCTCCACTGGTCATCGGTGTAGGTGAAGACGAGTTTTTCCTGGCTTCTGATGCCACGCCAATCGTGGAATACACCAATCAAGTGGTCTACTTGGACGATTATGAAATTGCGGTCATCCGTGACGCCAAGCTGCAGATCAAAACGATCGAAAACATCGAAACCCACCCTTATATCAACAAACTGGACATGGAGCTGGAAGCTATCGAAAAAGGTGGCTACGAACACTTCATGCTCAAGGAGATCAATGAGCAGCCACGATCCATTGCAGACTGTATGCGGGGAAGGCTGGACTCCAGGGCTGGCCGACTGATTCTCGGCGGCTTAAGGGATTATATGAACAAGTTCCAAAATGCCGACCGGATCATCATCACGGCTTGTGGTACCAGCTGGCATGCAGGATTGGTGGCAGAATACCTCTTTGAGGAATTTGCCCGTGTCCCTGTGGAAGTAGAATACGCTTCGGAATTCCGATACAGAAATCCGGTGATCAACAGCCGTGACTTTGTCATTGCCATCTCCCAATCAGGAGAAACGGCAGATACACTGGCGGCCATCGAGCTGGCCAAGCAAAAAGGAGCAACGATCTTTGGGGTGTGTAATGTAGTGGGCTCATCTATTGCCCGCTCGACTCATGCCGGTTCCTACACCCATGCAGGTCCTGAAATCGGCGTGGCATCTACCAAAGCCTTTACTGCACAGATTTCTGTGCTCTCGATGATGGCACTGATGCTCGGCTATCAGCGTGGCACACTTCCTGAAAGCAAGTACATGGAGCTTCTCAGTGAACTGGAAGCCATCCCTGCAAAAGTCGAAAAAGCCCTGAAGCTCAATGAGCAAATAGAACGGATCGCCGCACAGTACAAAGACGCCAGGAACTTCCTTTACCTGGGAAGGGGCTATAACTTCCCGGTGGCACTGGAAGGGGCGCTAAAGCTGAAAGAAATCTCTTATATCCATGCGGAAGGCTATCCTGCAGCGGAAATGAAGCACGGCCCTATCGCCCTGATCGATGAGGAAATGCCCGTGGTATTTATCGCCACACAGGACAGTTCTTATGAAAAGGTGGTGAGCAATATCCAGGAGGTAAAAGCCCGTAAAGGAAAGATCATCGCGGTGGTCACGGAAGGAGACCAATCAGTGAAGAAAATGGCCGATCACGTTATCGAAATCCCAAGGGCCCATGAAGCCTTTGTCCCGCTGATCTCCGTGGTTCCGCTTCAGCAGCTTTCCTATCACATTGCTGTGATGCGCGGCTGCAATGTGGACCAGCCAAGAAACTTGGCCAAATCAGTTACGGTGGAATAA